The following nucleotide sequence is from Centropristis striata isolate RG_2023a ecotype Rhode Island chromosome 7, C.striata_1.0, whole genome shotgun sequence.
GGAGTGCAAATGATCAAAGAAACATTATTTCCTGCTTGTCTTCAATATGTATGTGTAaatcctttcctttttttccaaacaatGCTGTCCGTTATCTTTGGGTGGCCAGAATGTAAACTTTTAAAAGATTATAGATTAAATATAGCACGTTTCGTCAATGCACAGTACTACAGTGCTACGGTACAGTAAAAATGATCTACATCACGCGCCGCTCTGGatctcacagagctgctgctgctgctgctgaaacaaGGGCCCAATTTCCCACTGACTTCTAAAGGACATAcgttaaaaaataatgacagacTTCAAAGCCGAGATGTGGCTTCTGAATATATTCTTAAAGAAATTTATTTTACACCTCAAAACAAAAAAGGGGATAGGGATTAGGGATGTGGTACATTGGGAATGTATTGACAACtgtagtttacattttttggtgTAAGCTCAGAGAAAAATGTTAATACAGTCATAATAATTGCACTTCATAAATCTAGACTGATGCCAGTATATCCCCACAACAAAGCTCCAGCTCCCTCTCTCCAGTTACTAAATTCAATTTACCATTGAAATTTGACGGACAAAAGAAATGCTAATTTAAGACCAGAGGACTGCTGCACTGATCCAATTTTTCTCTTTCGCTCGAGTCCCACAAGGCAATAAAACATCGCAGTAATTTAAGTGCAGTACATTCAAGGGAATCTCACAgtcataataaatatttcactCCTCTGAATCATCAAGTTAAGACTGGCCCTGGCTAAATGGATCCCGACCAGGGGCTGAACCGGACAAGGGAAAGCAGTGAGCCTTGTCTCATTTCATCTGACGCCAGAGGACAGGGCATGATTGTttccattttgtatttgtttgcagGATCAGGGGTGAATGGTCCCCCCGAAATAGGACTTCCATTTGTTCCCACCTCTTTCTGTCACCGTGATAACATTCGACAGAAGTACTGGATGTAGCACTGCAACTACAGTTAGAAAGAAGTCATTTGAGAGCTTGATCTCTACTCTAGCTGCAGAGAATATCTAAAGCCTCCAAAAAAGGGAGCTAGATTTGCAAAATATCTCCTGTACATTACTCAGATATGATGCTTATGGGACTGGTGAATCAGTTTTTCAGTCTTGGTGGTAGAAAATCTTATAATGACacaattgaaaaagaaaaaaaaaaagtctgaggaTTTTGATGAACACAAACTAAAATTCACACACGCGCATGCACTCAGCCACATACACGCATAAAGATACACGTATGGTTATGTGAATAACCTCCCAATCACATTCTTCATTGTAACatttctttttcatgtttttttttttgcaacattttcttttttaaataagtatttCAAGATTTATTGTAGATTCCAGTGTTGGTTAGGAAAAAGGGCTCTCCGACCAGGTTCTTACAGAACCAAAGCAGCGACTATGCCTCACACCAGGACATAAGAAACTGCACATCAGCTTGAGGAGGaattattaaatcataaaaacaaaagtgaaaaaaaaaagcatttgagaCACTTTTCCCCATAGCAGCCAATGCATATAATATACctacaaatatataaaacaacaaaaaataggttcAAGTTTTTCAAGTTTCTTAAATATATCATATCCAAACTACCCAATTCCAAACTTCAAAGTTAACAAGATTCAAGCAGTGCAATTTATGTTTCAATTATAACAGCAATAATAACTAATATTGTACTATCCTTTTAATTCAACCTTATGATCCTTGTACATATACACCCGAGTATAATTTTAGTCTCCTCACGTATCAGTACATTGTGTAtctgtatgtgtttgtctatgtgtgtgtttctgtgttacaGAGTTTTGAATTTTGAAAGCAGCCCTAAACTTCGGCCCTTTTAAGACCCTTTCAGTGACAACCTACACAGTAGCTTCATCCGTAGTATTTGGAGGGGGGATACAAGTGACGTACGCACTTCATATCAAGCTATGATTCTCATTAAAAAGTTCAGGcaagtaaaacaacaacaaaaacaaaaacaaaagaaaaaaaaatcaatccaaAATTCCTATTGGCAAACCACACAATGGAACATCTGGAGAATCTTGAAATCCCTTTTTCTCTCCCACTGGCAATTGGTACCACCTTTCATATTTGGGATCCCCACAGCCTGCCTTGAAACCACCAAACCTACGGTCACACAGCACAACAACTGCTCTTCTCTAAGCTCCCACACTAGTTAAAGCAGTGCCACTCTCAACAATCTGtacccagaaaaaaaacatatctgttCTTTAACTTTGATTTTCTTCACAAAATTCACAACTCTTGATTCtcgtcctcctcttctccccccCTCTATCTGTAAACAGGGAGGCGGATGTGTGCATGCTGGTGGTCTAACAGACGTGGCACAGACACAGTCTCGTAGCCTTTGCCAAGCATCTGCTCCTTGATGCAGGGTGGGTGGATGTCGTTGATCAGGTACTCCAGAGACTGCAAGCTACTGCTCAGCAGTGATGTGTTGCACAAGCTCTTGCTGGGAAGGCTGCAGCACATACCTCCCCCGCTGTCTATAGcagggtgatgatgatggtggtagtggtgatggtggtgaggGTATCCCATCTCTCTGTGCCCCGTGACTGGCCCTCCTGTGGAGGTGGCCAAAAGCTCCTGGGGGTTGTAGCAGTCACTGTCAGGTGTCACCAGCACACTGTTCCATGGCGGGGCAAAGTATTGACCCACTGAGAAATTTCCATGCATGCCCACACAGTTCAAAGGGGAAGAGCTGACTTTGTCCATCCCCCCTCCTCCGCTGGCACTCGCTGTCAGGTGGTAAGgtctggaggaagaggaggacattTGTGCCGCCATAATCCCTCCCCCCGGAACACAAGTTTCGGGGGACTTGCTGATGGCGCCCCCTCCTCCACTCCCTCCGCTGTACATGCGGAGAACAGCCTGTtgatgatgctgctgctgctgctgttgttgttgctgctgcttctgccAAAGGATGTAGTCCATACCATCTGCGTACACACCAGTCTTCATCGCCTCTGCGTTTTGAGCCGGCAGCCCGGGCCCCGTGTACACCATATTAGCCTGGGGAGCCATTCCTACCACGTAGCCTGCACCTGAGGAGCTAGAAGAGACCCCCATGACTGTTGTGCCCTGCTTGGAGGGGCTGGAATTTGACGGTGCAGTGGCAGCCCCCTGGCACACCTGCTGCAGCGCCTGGGCCTGGCAATGCTGGTTGATCTGGTAGATGATGCTCTGGATGGAGGGGAGGTTGGACTGTGCGGGCAGGGCCAGGCCTCGGCCCCCTGTTACAGGAATCACTGAGCCAGCTACAGTGACATTTGGGGGGACTGACAGCACGGGGCCTTCTGGAGGCTTTGAGGGCCCAGTGTGGTATACCATTTGGCCGTGGCCACTGGCTAAAGTGCTACTACTAGGGGGTGGGTATGGGGCAACAGCTATGTGGGCTGGAGAGAGCTTAGTCCGTCTGCCTTCCGAGTTCTTGAGAACACCTTTTGAAGGAACAAAGGTGgctgttgatgatgatgatgacgaggaGGCCTTGACGATGGCGAGCAGGCCCTGGTAGCCCCCTGTGTGGATATAGGGACCATAGCGTTGCCCTGTGGTGTCGTATCCATTCACAGTCCGATTAAGGTGCTTGTGCTGGGGAACCCTGATGTTGGTGGGGAAGATCTTGATGGACAGAGGGTTGTTCGCTGTCTTCTGAGCGTAGGCATCAAGTTCTGCCGCAGTGGGGTAGCGTGGGGAATGGGTGGGCACCACCAGCTcacctgcagcacaaacagagagaaaaagtgtGAGTGCAATGAAcgattgagattaaaaaaaggaaacctaGATGGGGGCTAGTGCTGCGGAACCGAACAGACCAGGAGTTTAATTACTAGAAATATTGAAGGAGCCAACAGCAATGGCAGCCACAAAGtcagatcaatcaatcaattgcAATAACCACTACTCTGCTGCAACAGTAAAACCTGGCAGCGTTACACTGACCACATCTAAAGCAGGCTGACAAATGTGAGTTTTCTACAAGAGCAGATGAATAAAACCAGATGCAAACAGCGTAGTAACCCAAACAGAGTTAGCAAATAGTAAATCAGGACTGACACTCATTTATGTCCCatcactcctctcctccatttGAGCTTTCCTTCCATCTCATTTTCACACCCTCCTGTGGAAGTTCATCCCTAGGCAAATGgatctttttaaaaactcattctGTCAAAGCCTGGTACCTTAGGCGCTGTTAAATCAGTGCATTGTGAAATTAATTCGGACTCTCTTTAGCATTGAATTAGGTTAGCCTTGGATACCAGGCAGACAGGGACGAAGGGGAGGGGATAAAAGCTTGTTTAATTGCAGTGGCACATTTGAGATTTATAAGTGGTATCACTTACTGGGTCTTACCCTTGGCCACAgaatttccacatttattcagTCCAGGAGTACGTAGAGAGGCCCACACAAAAACCAATTAAACGTCTAAAGGGAATTACTAGCCTGGTTAAGGTGAACTACATCAGACCGGAGCCAAGTCAAGATTGCTACAGTGCTGCTGTGTAAACTTGGTCATGGATGAAACTGAAGATTGGTTTGAAGATGAGCGCATTTTAAAAGATGGAAACACATTATTGTTgagatgaaataaatgaaacatgatATAACAATGGCTCACACTTGTGGAAAAATTGTGGAAAAGTTCAGTGATCAACAGAGTAACAAAAAGATGCcttttctgaaaatgtattttagatttttagtacatgtatttatataacacttacagaaaaaacacatgacAGAACAGACAATAGGCAGGTGCAGAGATGTTGCTGTATGAATGCACATGTAAATGCTGTGTACTGTTTGCCATATGAAACCAATCCAAACTCAAAATTCAATTCAGCAGTGAACGCGGCGAGTGAGACTAGCAATGGCCCCTCGCTCAATGAGCCAAGGCTTGGCCATTGTGAATTGAGGTGGCAAACAGGAAAATGGCAATTTCTAAAAACCCCACCATGTGTCATTGTTTGGGGGCTGGGCATGGAGGTGAGAGGCCGCGGTGAGATTGGATTTAAACGACATTATTCAGGCAATTTCATGGCTACTTAGCTCAGTGTAACAAAAAGGGTGGGGGGTTGGGAAAAGAACTCAATTTACAAGCAATATATCAGCTGCCACAAATGACTTGCAACCCCttcaaaaatgacatttttatgcaaaagcTAACAAAACGCACAAAAATTAACTGCCATAACTGTGCCGTCAGCAAATGTCCTGGCGACCTAAGGAGTCTGCAGGGTGCAGGCTGTGACTAGGACTCACTCCATTTCCTCTCCGAttgcaaaatcattttaaagagaCTCCACAGCCAAGTAGTCACAATTCTCATTTCTTTGCTCCCATTACAGATAGCACGGGGAGTTCATTTCAACAACCCTATGGGTCTCCAACTGTGAAAATGATTAAATCTACAAGATCCATAtcataaaagaaataaattgggaatttaacagcagaggagagagactGTGAATATCCCAAGCCAAATTAAGTGCAAGACCTATTCCAGTCCGTTTGGTTCATCCTGCACAGCGCATATTCTAAATCAGAAACACTCTACTCCAAATTAGAATTTAAATTTGTAAAAATAGCCTAGATTTAATGACTTAGTTTTAATCAGAGTGAGGGAACCTGGTGCCATCCTAATGGGCAAGGCTGAGTGTGCCAGTCCAGCCTATCTAAGATCTAACCAACCTTACTGAGGCAAAGCCCTGCTTCCCTGGTGACGGCAGTGCCATTTGCTTTGATGTTCTGACTCGCAGTGGAAAACTGACAGAAGACTTACTTCATTTGCTCAGAAGATAAAAACATGCTCATTTCAAAGCACATTGCTGGTCCACATGCAAATGGAATGGCAGCATTTTTTCTGATCTTCTTTACATGAGGgcgaaaaaaaaatatctttgatCATCACATGGTCTAAATGAGGAAAAATACTTGGCTTTCAGGCATATCAAGGGCCTGCACCCTGCCGCCCCTACAAGCCCCCAGCTGCAATATGCCCATCATTCCACCTAATTACTGCCACATGAggaaaaaaacctataaaaaCAGCCAGGAAATTCATTAAAGGGTGGCTAATTCTATTCCTTCTCACTGACTAAGTCCATATTTTCCATGCCTGAGCCTGCATTTCTTCTGAGAGAGACGAGGAAGCCCTCTCCCTCCGTCTTTTCCCAGCTTGGCCCTTGTTTGTCAATAGGCAGAGCCTTTGGCACACCAACCTGGCATCAAAGGGTTTCACACTTCACAGGCCACAGGGATTAGAGGCCTTTCAGGCCTACAAAACCCATCTCAGCTCCACAAAGGCTTCCGGTTATTAGAACCCACAGGCAtaaaggaagaagaggaggaggaggcaaaTGAGCATCTGGATGCTTCTGATTCCAGCTTCCTCAATAAAAAGTTCCATGGTATAAATTTTATAGCAAAGTTGATTACAGTAAGTATGGCCGCAAACCAGAGTGTAATTTCTCTCTCATACATACACTGTTATAcattctgtgtgtttgatgtgcAGGGTCGCCACATCTCTCTCCTCCAGAGCAGTAAGTCTATAAGTGAGGACAAGGAGGTTAAAGGAGAGAGTCTCTTTTTAGACTGGCACTCTGTGACTTATTGGTTTAGGCTGCAGTAGATCATAGCTATGAGCAGCAGCATACAGATGGTGCAGGCTGATAAACACCCTCTGAGGCAGCCAGCACTACCTCCTCATAAGGTAGGGGGTTTCCTGCACCTGTGCACACTCTCCAGCGTGGCCGTGCATGCAAACACAATGCGTgaaaacaggggaaaaaagagaggcaaaaacatacacacacatccgcATCTGCAGTTGTGTGTCTCATTTGCCATCAGTGGAGCATGTTGTTATCCTCTGCTCAGCTCTCTCTCATGAAATGTAGGGCAGGGACAACAACAGGTGCCTGTGCGGGCGACAGCCTGCAATGCCTCCTGGGCTAAATGCTTCACACTCGCTTCATTTCGACATGCGACAGCCTTGTAAGGATTAATTATTTCCCTGGGGATGGAAGAATATGGTTTTTCCCTTCCTGTGAGCAGGAGGCTATGTGCTCTCACAAGCACATGAAACAGCTTATAGTAAATGAATAAGGAAACCTGGGCGAGCACTGCTTTAACaataagcaagaaaaaaaaagtttcacatgAAAGGAATGTAAACAAACCAAGCATATGATTGAATTGCATTGGAGATGAGATAAAAGCTCAGGCAAACACATGCATTAGTTCTGAGAGATCACGCGCCAGGG
It contains:
- the fam222aa gene encoding protein FAM222A: MLACLQRRQNPPPQHPVCASKTLEPPQALGRKCELVVPTHSPRYPTAAELDAYAQKTANNPLSIKIFPTNIRVPQHKHLNRTVNGYDTTGQRYGPYIHTGGYQGLLAIVKASSSSSSSTATFVPSKGVLKNSEGRRTKLSPAHIAVAPYPPPSSSTLASGHGQMVYHTGPSKPPEGPVLSVPPNVTVAGSVIPVTGGRGLALPAQSNLPSIQSIIYQINQHCQAQALQQVCQGAATAPSNSSPSKQGTTVMGVSSSSSGAGYVVGMAPQANMVYTGPGLPAQNAEAMKTGVYADGMDYILWQKQQQQQQQQQQHHQQAVLRMYSGGSGGGGAISKSPETCVPGGGIMAAQMSSSSSRPYHLTASASGGGGMDKVSSSPLNCVGMHGNFSVGQYFAPPWNSVLVTPDSDCYNPQELLATSTGGPVTGHREMGYPHHHHHYHHHHHPAIDSGGGMCCSLPSKSLCNTSLLSSSLQSLEYLINDIHPPCIKEQMLGKGYETVSVPRLLDHQHAHIRLPVYR